Proteins encoded by one window of Acetivibrio thermocellus ATCC 27405:
- a CDS encoding EsaB/YukD family protein, with translation MNSVIVTVKCKNKKDTRDLELPTDIPAKHLSSLIAYALRLDDDLTSVTSKFHLYAEPLGRVLRDDETLEDAGVWDGSILTIL, from the coding sequence ATGAACAGTGTAATTGTTACCGTCAAGTGCAAAAATAAAAAAGACACTCGTGATTTAGAACTCCCCACCGATATACCGGCAAAGCATCTGTCATCCTTGATAGCCTATGCCCTTCGCCTTGACGATGATTTAACCAGCGTCACCTCGAAGTTTCATCTGTATGCCGAGCCCTTGGGACGGGTTCTCAGGGATGACGAAACACTGGAAGACGCCGGTGTATGGGACGGTTCTATTCTAACAATTCTATAA
- a CDS encoding WXG100 family type VII secretion target has translation MASVIRITPEQVRSAAVKIGKKTSETTNFLNSIQREIDSLKSIWEGKAAEAYVEQFMALRKELETKLNQCLSDLERSLTSVANALEQADKDVAAKLRSGS, from the coding sequence ATGGCAAGTGTTATTCGTATTACACCTGAGCAAGTGCGAAGCGCTGCTGTGAAAATAGGTAAAAAGACTAGTGAAACTACCAATTTTCTTAACAGTATTCAAAGAGAAATAGACAGCCTGAAAAGTATTTGGGAAGGTAAAGCTGCTGAAGCTTATGTAGAACAGTTTATGGCACTGAGAAAAGAACTTGAAACCAAGCTGAATCAATGTCTGTCAGACCTTGAAAGGTCCCTCACATCTGTTGCAAATGCTCTTGAACAGGCTGACAAGGATGTAGCTGCTAAACTTCGCAGTGGGTCATAA
- the essC gene encoding type VII secretion protein EssC produces MSNKYLLHIYFDNFFKIVEIDAFNKNIISIGRSGTNDIVIDSSCIDENHCSLKKEDNQWYIYNHSKSGIFYDGSTISRKMLVPYDTYIIGNSPETMSRAAIIVKPEDPYDNVVENFEIRGVSEITIGKSESCNIVYSDKLVSGEHAKIYKSIDGKYHIADLESLNGTFLNGKKVYDSVLSQGDVIYICGYKIVFEGSFISVYHIGDRVYVNGLKAALKQTKPPYPYIQRSPRLIPEMPEGEKTIPNPPALASKPTASWISILLPPIVMSLITIITAIVGKSLYMLLSVSMTFVSVIVSISQYISQNKKFKDDIELRNKKYGEIIHSIRKELEIAREQQKKGMLIMNPDPAECIRRVETIDRRLWERTPQFKDFLSARIGIGTTPLAIKINVQSQLLSIDSDPLMSEPQKIYDEFSQVSDIPVCVPLFHSGTAGIIGSRSEVLKNVRALIIQLATFHSYEEVKIVLVYPKEEADEWEWIRWLPHVWNENRQIRFLANDKDMTHQLFSHLYDVIKEREQRTGKDKDNIPPTPVNLPHYVFILADIRLIEDEPIMNYLAHNNQALGISTIYLFDRIEYLPKDCQAIIELAPKSGHMVQRNQGSSPMPFLPDIVSIKDAEHFARRMAPIRIKELLTSVSLPSSITLLQMYSVRTVEELNVLERWKNNKSFRTLAAPLGIRTGNEILTLDLHERGQGPHGLVAGTTGSGKSELLQSFIISLAINFHPHDVVFVLIDYKGGGMANAFLDLPHLVGTITNLGGNQTTRALVSIKSELKRRQTIFAQYGVNHIDSYQKLYHSQKAKEPLPHLVIIADEFAELKSEQPDFMRELVSTARVGRSLGVHLILATQKPAGVVDDQIWSNARFRICLKVQGPQDSQDVIKRPDAANIKQPGRAYIQVGNDEIFELFQSAWSGAGYTPDASEEITTHNEISEVAINGKRHQLYTRSASQIRKAEFTQLQAAVSHIANVAQKENIVRLKGPWLPPLPEKLYLESLLADVKGCWDGEKWTKADSWLNPVVGLLDDPENQRQVPLTVDLGKEGHLIVYGSPGYGKTTFLQTLIMSLALNYSPSDVNIYILDFGVRTLGIFSGLPHVGGTVMVDEEEKLSKLFKFLIKEMDTRKDLFSDKGVSSLTAYRDSCGETLPAIVIVIDNYSAFSEMYSEYEDYLIQISREGGNLGLHIVITNSSTSSISYKLSSNFKLAVALQMADKGDYALIVGRTNGLEPSPVNGRGLVKGNPPLEFQTALPAEGESEIERTIKIKSTIGAISQSWTGPKAKPIPVMPEIVYYKDLITRDDVKKTIARKPLCIPLGIEENEMEPCFIDLLETPHFLVSGDIQSGKTTFLQALAVTLALKFSPEKLDIHIFDSSSLGLYALSQLPHTKNYTNDGHNISEFAEALQQEIDNRKAELNEERIRSGGLINEKEFVLNRRLSLILIDDLNDFSQYADSIVTDLFERLVKKERNLGISIIMASYTEDIGSSWDNFAKAMKDMQTGLLLGSISDQQVFSVRLPYGTTEKAIKPGDGYLINRGRFCRVKTALLENNILKAWITQINKSYRKNNQSVE; encoded by the coding sequence ATGAGTAATAAATATCTTCTGCATATATATTTTGATAATTTTTTTAAGATTGTTGAAATTGATGCTTTTAATAAAAACATAATATCCATCGGGCGTTCCGGTACAAATGACATAGTGATTGACTCATCTTGTATTGATGAAAATCACTGCTCCCTTAAAAAAGAAGATAACCAGTGGTATATCTACAATCACAGTAAATCGGGCATTTTCTACGATGGAAGCACAATAAGCAGGAAAATGCTCGTTCCCTATGATACTTATATTATTGGAAATTCACCGGAAACCATGAGCAGAGCCGCCATAATTGTAAAACCAGAAGATCCTTATGATAATGTTGTGGAAAACTTTGAAATACGGGGTGTTTCCGAAATCACCATCGGAAAAAGTGAATCCTGCAACATAGTTTATTCTGACAAATTGGTTTCAGGTGAGCATGCCAAGATATATAAATCCATTGACGGAAAATATCATATCGCGGATCTTGAGAGTTTAAACGGCACCTTTCTAAACGGTAAAAAGGTTTATGACAGCGTCTTAAGCCAAGGTGACGTAATATATATTTGCGGATATAAAATTGTTTTTGAAGGTTCATTTATTTCAGTATACCACATAGGGGACAGAGTATATGTCAACGGGCTTAAAGCAGCCTTAAAACAAACCAAACCGCCTTACCCCTATATACAGCGTTCTCCAAGACTTATACCTGAAATGCCCGAGGGTGAAAAAACAATCCCCAATCCGCCGGCGCTGGCATCCAAACCTACCGCATCATGGATAAGTATTTTGCTGCCCCCGATAGTAATGTCCTTAATAACAATAATTACAGCAATTGTGGGCAAATCGCTCTATATGCTGCTTTCGGTTTCAATGACCTTTGTATCGGTAATTGTATCAATATCTCAATATATATCTCAAAATAAAAAGTTCAAAGATGATATTGAGCTGCGAAACAAAAAATACGGAGAAATCATCCATTCAATACGCAAAGAACTTGAAATAGCCCGGGAACAGCAAAAAAAAGGTATGCTTATCATGAATCCTGACCCGGCGGAATGTATCAGACGTGTTGAAACCATAGACAGAAGACTTTGGGAAAGAACTCCCCAGTTTAAAGACTTTCTGTCGGCGCGCATAGGTATAGGAACCACGCCCCTGGCAATTAAGATTAATGTTCAAAGTCAGCTGCTGAGCATCGACAGCGATCCTTTGATGTCAGAACCTCAAAAAATTTACGATGAATTTAGCCAGGTATCGGACATACCTGTTTGCGTCCCTTTGTTTCATTCAGGCACGGCCGGAATAATAGGATCAAGAAGCGAAGTTCTGAAAAACGTCAGAGCTTTGATTATACAACTGGCAACTTTTCACTCCTATGAAGAGGTAAAAATCGTGCTGGTTTATCCAAAAGAGGAAGCCGACGAATGGGAATGGATTCGCTGGCTGCCCCATGTATGGAATGAAAATCGGCAAATTCGTTTTCTGGCAAATGACAAGGACATGACACATCAGCTGTTCAGCCATTTATACGACGTAATAAAAGAACGGGAGCAACGCACCGGCAAAGATAAAGATAATATACCGCCAACTCCGGTAAATTTGCCTCATTATGTATTTATTCTGGCCGATATTCGTTTGATTGAAGATGAGCCGATTATGAATTATTTGGCTCATAACAATCAAGCCTTGGGTATATCAACCATTTATCTTTTTGACAGAATTGAATATCTTCCGAAAGATTGCCAGGCTATCATTGAGCTGGCTCCAAAATCCGGACATATGGTGCAAAGAAACCAAGGCTCCTCCCCCATGCCTTTTTTGCCGGATATTGTGTCCATAAAAGATGCCGAGCATTTTGCAAGAAGAATGGCACCAATACGCATAAAGGAATTGTTGACTTCCGTAAGTCTGCCTTCATCAATAACTCTTTTGCAGATGTATTCCGTCAGAACTGTTGAAGAATTAAACGTACTGGAACGCTGGAAAAACAACAAATCTTTCCGGACACTGGCGGCACCTCTTGGCATACGCACAGGCAATGAAATACTTACTCTTGACCTTCACGAACGTGGCCAGGGTCCTCATGGTTTGGTGGCAGGTACCACAGGTTCCGGTAAAAGTGAGCTTTTACAGTCATTTATAATCTCTCTTGCAATAAACTTTCATCCTCATGACGTAGTTTTTGTGCTTATAGACTATAAAGGAGGAGGCATGGCAAACGCTTTCCTTGATTTGCCCCATTTGGTCGGAACAATAACCAACCTTGGAGGAAACCAGACAACCCGTGCCCTCGTATCCATTAAGAGCGAGCTTAAAAGAAGACAGACAATTTTTGCCCAATACGGAGTAAATCATATAGACAGCTATCAAAAGCTTTATCACAGCCAAAAAGCCAAAGAACCTCTTCCCCATCTTGTGATAATTGCGGATGAGTTTGCCGAGTTAAAAAGTGAACAGCCGGATTTCATGAGGGAATTGGTAAGTACCGCAAGAGTCGGCCGAAGCCTTGGAGTGCACCTTATTCTCGCAACACAAAAGCCGGCCGGGGTAGTTGATGACCAGATATGGAGTAACGCCCGCTTCCGTATCTGTCTTAAAGTTCAGGGACCTCAGGACAGCCAGGATGTAATCAAACGTCCGGATGCCGCAAATATCAAACAACCCGGAAGAGCCTACATCCAGGTTGGAAACGATGAAATTTTTGAGCTTTTCCAGTCCGCATGGAGCGGAGCAGGTTATACTCCCGATGCCAGTGAGGAAATTACCACTCACAATGAAATTTCAGAAGTGGCCATAAACGGTAAACGCCACCAACTTTATACAAGATCCGCATCACAAATAAGAAAAGCCGAGTTTACCCAGCTTCAGGCTGCCGTTTCCCATATAGCAAACGTGGCGCAAAAAGAAAATATTGTTCGTCTTAAAGGCCCATGGCTTCCGCCTCTTCCGGAAAAGCTTTACCTTGAAAGTCTCCTTGCCGATGTGAAAGGATGCTGGGACGGTGAAAAATGGACAAAGGCGGATTCATGGTTAAATCCGGTCGTCGGACTTTTGGATGACCCGGAAAATCAGCGCCAGGTTCCTTTGACAGTTGACCTTGGAAAAGAAGGGCATTTAATCGTATACGGCTCACCGGGATACGGCAAAACCACATTTTTGCAGACACTCATTATGTCGCTGGCGTTAAACTACTCTCCTTCCGATGTAAACATTTACATCCTTGACTTTGGCGTAAGAACTCTGGGTATATTCTCCGGACTTCCCCATGTCGGAGGAACGGTAATGGTCGACGAGGAAGAAAAACTAAGCAAACTTTTCAAATTCCTCATAAAAGAAATGGATACCCGAAAAGACCTCTTCTCCGACAAAGGAGTAAGCAGCCTCACAGCTTACAGGGATTCCTGCGGAGAAACGCTTCCTGCAATTGTAATTGTCATTGACAATTACTCCGCCTTCAGCGAAATGTACTCAGAATATGAGGATTATCTGATTCAGATTTCGAGGGAAGGCGGCAATCTTGGATTGCATATAGTAATAACCAACAGCAGCACATCGTCCATAAGCTATAAACTAAGTTCCAACTTCAAGCTGGCTGTGGCACTCCAGATGGCCGACAAAGGGGATTATGCACTTATTGTGGGAAGAACCAATGGACTGGAACCAAGTCCTGTAAACGGACGCGGTCTTGTAAAAGGCAATCCTCCCCTTGAATTTCAGACTGCCTTGCCGGCAGAAGGAGAATCAGAAATTGAACGAACAATTAAAATTAAATCAACCATCGGTGCAATATCCCAAAGCTGGACAGGACCTAAAGCCAAGCCTATTCCCGTCATGCCGGAAATTGTATATTACAAGGATCTTATTACACGGGACGATGTAAAAAAGACTATTGCCCGTAAGCCTTTGTGCATACCTCTGGGAATCGAAGAAAATGAAATGGAACCATGTTTCATAGATCTTCTGGAAACTCCTCATTTTTTGGTATCCGGAGATATTCAAAGCGGTAAGACAACATTTCTTCAGGCGCTGGCCGTCACCCTTGCCCTTAAATTTTCTCCGGAAAAGCTGGACATACACATTTTTGACTCAAGCTCTCTGGGGCTTTATGCGTTAAGCCAGCTTCCCCATACAAAAAACTATACAAATGACGGGCACAACATAAGTGAATTTGCAGAAGCCCTTCAACAAGAAATTGATAACAGAAAAGCTGAACTTAACGAAGAAAGAATTCGATCCGGAGGATTGATTAATGAAAAGGAATTTGTTTTAAATCGCCGGTTAAGTCTTATTCTTATTGACGACTTAAATGACTTTTCCCAGTATGCCGACTCTATCGTCACGGACTTGTTTGAACGCCTGGTAAAAAAGGAGCGTAATCTCGGCATAAGTATTATCATGGCATCTTACACCGAAGATATAGGTTCCAGCTGGGACAATTTTGCAAAGGCTATGAAGGACATGCAAACAGGTTTGCTACTGGGAAGCATATCGGACCAGCAGGTATTTTCCGTAAGACTTCCCTATGGAACAACCGAAAAAGCGATAAAGCCCGGTGACGGTTATCTTATAAACCGCGGTCGTTTCTGCAGGGTAAAAACCGCCTTGCTGGAAAACAATATCTTAAAAGCATGGATAACACAGATTAATAAAAGTTACAGAAAAAACAATCAATCTGTCGAATAA
- a CDS encoding isoamylase early set domain-containing protein, with product MKYPFYYCCDNLDIKSISVIGDFNNWDGGKNILKRHDDGTWMTEIELSPGKYRYKFLINDSILFNDPNALIYTYDDKGGTASFIIIDESNKRIINTKPASLNIESYSFLSVDKELSYCENGERKCYKDKHSSIMLKIGFSDITGLHTVNAIWYAPNNEIHEIQESVLNDGEKNENRKNEALFQININDDTIAGEWKLQIFINGSLALEDSFTVELKQPEVLDKTALDDAAMLSADLEVPDFLIEEDMQNEFEAPEFEVESNLQTNAEKEEISEEDLLGLFDDIKEIDMPEKDTSGNQKTPAPDETEMPADGNIMNLFDEIRISELKDEKAQDTENNTESTSKEAEESDSAIDELLELREFIDSSQNSEKDSIESSGGKSGEEANEEDISDIFIDIKNRTD from the coding sequence ATGAAATATCCGTTTTATTATTGTTGCGACAATCTTGATATTAAAAGTATATCTGTTATAGGAGATTTCAATAACTGGGACGGCGGCAAAAATATTTTGAAAAGGCATGATGACGGTACATGGATGACGGAAATCGAACTGTCTCCCGGCAAATATAGATACAAATTTTTAATAAATGACAGCATACTTTTTAATGACCCAAACGCCCTGATTTACACCTATGATGACAAGGGCGGCACTGCGTCTTTTATCATAATTGATGAAAGCAACAAGAGGATTATCAATACGAAACCCGCTTCGCTCAATATTGAAAGTTACAGCTTTTTGAGCGTTGACAAAGAACTTTCATACTGTGAAAACGGTGAAAGAAAATGCTATAAGGACAAACACTCAAGTATTATGCTGAAAATCGGTTTTTCCGACATAACGGGCTTGCATACGGTAAACGCAATATGGTATGCTCCCAATAACGAAATCCATGAGATTCAGGAAAGTGTCCTAAACGACGGCGAAAAAAATGAAAACAGGAAAAATGAAGCTTTATTTCAGATCAATATAAATGATGATACAATTGCGGGCGAATGGAAACTGCAAATATTTATAAACGGCAGCCTCGCTTTAGAAGACAGTTTCACAGTAGAATTAAAACAACCGGAAGTCTTGGATAAAACGGCTTTGGACGATGCTGCCATGCTGTCCGCGGACCTGGAAGTACCTGATTTCTTAATCGAAGAGGATATGCAGAACGAGTTTGAAGCACCTGAATTTGAAGTGGAATCCAATTTGCAAACCAACGCCGAAAAAGAAGAAATTTCGGAGGAAGACTTGTTGGGACTCTTTGATGATATTAAAGAAATAGATATGCCAGAGAAAGATACATCTGGCAATCAAAAAACTCCTGCCCCGGATGAAACTGAAATGCCGGCCGACGGCAATATTATGAATTTGTTTGATGAAATTAGAATTTCGGAATTAAAAGACGAAAAAGCACAGGATACGGAAAACAATACCGAAAGTACTTCAAAAGAGGCGGAAGAATCCGACAGTGCTATTGATGAGCTGCTTGAACTAAGAGAGTTTATTGATTCCTCTCAGAATTCCGAAAAAGACTCAATTGAGTCCTCCGGCGGCAAATCCGGGGAAGAAGCAAATGAAGAAGATATCAGTGACATATTTATAGATATAAAAAATAGAACTGATTGA
- a CDS encoding dockerin type I domain-containing protein, whose product MPKKVLCVVMIFVLFMSFTISTAAYNAEINGEVIVWNPGIKGGIPTKPVVANVKDFGAKGDGLTDDSNAFKKAVESVKDGGAVLIPSGEYLIKSKITLDKPVVLRGEGPGKTILLIDHSSDAFEVITYKRGNWVSLVGGYTRGSTELVVSDPTGFEAGKYVEIQQDNDPDVMYTLPEWNQGWAAGSVGQITKVVSIWGNKITIEEPLRITYRSELNPVIRTQGFAEYIGFEDFTVKRIDTSDTNMFFFKNAANCWIKNIHSIKPAKAHVSVTTGYRIEVRDSFFDDATNWGGGGHGYGVELGFHVSDCLIENNIFKHLRHSMMVHLGANGNVFGYNYSTQPYQSEGGNWTPADISVHGHYAYSNLFEGNIVQEITVSDYWGPSGPYNTFLRNRIESESVCLEDSSNYQNFIGNEIVNGNILWDTDNRYPHKIDPSTLFLHGNLINGSIQWNQQTQDRTIPNSYYLDSKPAFFGGINWPSTGSDRTDGTIPAKERYYGNTIPPASPTPDKPVKYGDLNGDNNVNSTDLTLLKRYLTRVINDFPHPDGSVNADVNGDGKINSTDYSAMIRYILRIIDKFPAEKS is encoded by the coding sequence ATGCCAAAAAAAGTATTATGCGTTGTAATGATTTTTGTGCTGTTTATGAGTTTTACTATAAGTACAGCGGCTTACAACGCGGAAATAAACGGTGAAGTTATTGTGTGGAACCCGGGAATAAAAGGAGGAATCCCTACAAAGCCTGTTGTGGCCAATGTTAAGGATTTTGGAGCAAAGGGTGATGGTCTGACCGATGATTCAAATGCTTTTAAAAAAGCCGTTGAATCTGTGAAAGACGGAGGAGCCGTTCTGATTCCCTCGGGAGAATATCTTATAAAATCCAAAATTACATTGGACAAGCCTGTTGTTTTAAGAGGGGAAGGACCCGGAAAAACCATCCTTTTGATAGATCACTCATCCGACGCCTTTGAGGTCATAACTTACAAAAGGGGAAACTGGGTAAGTCTTGTCGGAGGATATACCCGCGGCTCGACGGAACTGGTGGTATCCGATCCGACAGGCTTTGAAGCCGGCAAATATGTGGAAATACAGCAGGATAACGACCCTGACGTAATGTATACTTTGCCGGAATGGAACCAAGGGTGGGCGGCAGGCAGCGTAGGACAGATAACAAAGGTGGTTTCGATCTGGGGCAATAAAATAACCATTGAAGAGCCTCTCAGAATCACATACAGATCGGAATTAAATCCTGTAATCAGAACTCAAGGATTTGCGGAATATATCGGGTTTGAAGATTTTACGGTGAAGCGTATTGATACCAGCGACACAAATATGTTTTTCTTTAAGAATGCGGCCAACTGCTGGATAAAAAATATCCACAGCATTAAGCCTGCAAAAGCCCATGTCAGTGTCACCACAGGATACAGGATTGAAGTTAGGGACAGCTTTTTCGACGATGCGACAAATTGGGGCGGAGGCGGGCACGGATATGGTGTGGAACTTGGATTTCATGTATCGGACTGCCTGATTGAGAACAACATTTTCAAGCATTTGAGACATTCGATGATGGTGCACCTTGGCGCCAATGGAAATGTTTTTGGCTACAATTATTCAACACAGCCCTATCAGAGTGAAGGAGGCAACTGGACACCGGCCGATATTTCAGTGCATGGACACTATGCCTATTCCAATTTGTTTGAAGGAAATATAGTGCAGGAAATAACTGTTTCCGATTATTGGGGACCTTCCGGTCCGTACAACACATTCCTTAGAAACAGAATAGAGTCAGAAAGTGTATGCCTTGAGGATTCATCAAACTATCAGAACTTTATCGGCAATGAAATTGTAAACGGCAATATCCTTTGGGATACCGACAATAGATATCCGCATAAAATAGATCCTTCCACGCTGTTTTTACATGGCAATCTCATAAATGGTTCAATTCAGTGGAATCAACAAACTCAGGACCGTACAATACCAAATTCTTATTATCTTGACTCAAAACCGGCTTTCTTTGGAGGTATTAACTGGCCGTCAACGGGAAGTGACCGAACAGATGGCACCATCCCTGCAAAAGAAAGATATTATGGAAATACAATTCCGCCTGCTTCACCGACACCCGACAAGCCCGTTAAATATGGTGACTTAAACGGCGATAACAATGTCAACTCAACGGATTTGACACTGCTGAAGAGATACCTGACAAGGGTCATTAATGATTTCCCTCATCCGGACGGCAGTGTAAATGCTGACGTAAACGGAGACGGAAAAATAAACTCCACTGATTATTCAGCAATGATAAGGTATATTTTGAGAATAATTGATAAGTTTCCTGCCGAAAAGAGTTAA
- a CDS encoding spore coat protein: MQDKEMVNDVLSQINSSLTGYANAIAQSSNPQLRQTLQQIRNSCETFQYDLYKLAEQKGYYHAAQMADQSDIAQVKSLFL; encoded by the coding sequence ATGCAGGATAAAGAAATGGTAAATGACGTGTTGTCACAAATAAACAGCAGTCTTACAGGTTATGCAAACGCTATTGCACAGTCTTCCAATCCACAGCTGAGACAAACTTTGCAGCAAATAAGAAACAGCTGCGAAACTTTTCAGTATGACCTCTACAAATTAGCAGAACAAAAGGGATATTATCATGCAGCTCAAATGGCAGACCAAAGTGATATTGCCCAGGTAAAATCCCTGTTTTTATAA
- a CDS encoding YkvI family membrane protein has product MENSRVSTFKVAATYIGTVVGAGFASGQEMLQFFAVFGLKGFWGLIVVTALFIVFGYIVMEVGRNLQSESHLQIIKHSGGKFLGPLMDWLITFFLFGALTAMIAGSGALVKQQFGINPFWGNLFMAAFTALTVLTGINGVINSISVVVPFLVTSAVGISLASILLMPLRTNPYELVAAAESVSRNGLIGNWLWAAVLYVSYNLVLAISVLGPLGVQAKNKNAIRNGAILGGIGLGVSATAIYFAMERNFEIVRDMEIPMIYLAGSLSYILQIVYALVLIGEIYTTAVGSLYGFSARITDINEGKAKFYIIGATLLALAASQLGFSNMVKYLYPVVGYGGVVLLACLAVTRFKLAKRA; this is encoded by the coding sequence ATGGAAAATAGCAGAGTATCCACCTTTAAGGTTGCTGCGACATATATAGGAACTGTGGTGGGGGCGGGATTTGCATCGGGACAGGAAATGCTTCAGTTTTTTGCGGTTTTTGGTTTGAAGGGTTTTTGGGGATTAATTGTTGTTACGGCTTTGTTTATTGTATTTGGCTATATTGTTATGGAAGTCGGAAGAAATCTTCAGTCAGAATCCCACCTTCAGATAATCAAACATTCCGGCGGAAAGTTTTTAGGCCCGTTAATGGACTGGTTAATAACTTTTTTCCTGTTTGGTGCCCTTACTGCGATGATTGCGGGTTCCGGTGCTTTGGTAAAACAGCAGTTTGGAATAAATCCTTTTTGGGGAAATTTGTTTATGGCCGCTTTTACGGCATTGACCGTGCTTACGGGAATCAATGGGGTAATAAACTCTATCAGTGTTGTGGTTCCTTTTTTGGTTACTTCAGCGGTGGGTATCAGCCTGGCTTCAATTTTGTTAATGCCGCTGCGGACAAATCCTTATGAACTTGTTGCGGCAGCCGAGTCTGTGTCACGAAACGGATTAATTGGCAACTGGCTGTGGGCGGCCGTTCTTTACGTTTCATACAACTTAGTGCTGGCCATTTCCGTATTGGGGCCTTTGGGAGTGCAGGCAAAAAACAAAAACGCGATTAGAAACGGGGCAATACTTGGAGGAATTGGGCTTGGGGTCTCGGCAACAGCAATTTATTTTGCCATGGAAAGAAATTTTGAAATTGTCCGCGACATGGAAATACCCATGATTTATCTTGCGGGCAGCCTGTCTTATATATTGCAGATTGTATATGCATTGGTGCTTATCGGTGAAATATATACTACGGCTGTTGGAAGCTTGTACGGATTTTCGGCCAGAATCACCGACATAAATGAAGGTAAAGCAAAGTTTTATATAATCGGAGCGACCCTTTTGGCGCTGGCCGCAAGTCAACTGGGATTTTCAAATATGGTAAAATACCTTTATCCCGTTGTGGGTTATGGAGGAGTTGTACTTCTTGCATGCCTTGCCGTCACAAGATTTAAGCTTGCAAAGAGAGCTTAG
- a CDS encoding vitamin B12 dependent-methionine synthase activation domain-containing protein: MEKYTRLKFFEHIPAVPDNGMILTRLGYRKTTTILDDDYKKTLMENINKGLMLCNTKGVFGTFKIEKRDEESVELDNGVVLKSKSLSKLLSNSMDVVLMASTVGKEIVDRIVDEINNNNASFGVVLDAVASETADAALDWMVDFINKMIRREGKKLTKMRYSPGYGDLPLSNQKLIYDVLNLERLGISITERFMLVPEKSVIAIAGVEGVGCNE, encoded by the coding sequence ATGGAGAAATACACAAGACTTAAGTTTTTTGAGCATATTCCGGCTGTTCCGGATAACGGAATGATACTTACGAGGCTGGGCTACAGAAAAACTACAACAATACTTGATGATGATTATAAAAAAACCCTTATGGAAAATATAAACAAGGGTCTGATGCTGTGCAACACAAAGGGGGTGTTTGGAACATTCAAGATAGAAAAAAGGGATGAAGAATCCGTTGAGCTTGACAATGGTGTGGTTTTAAAGAGCAAAAGCCTGTCAAAACTTCTTTCAAACAGTATGGATGTTGTTTTAATGGCATCTACGGTGGGAAAGGAAATTGTGGACAGGATAGTTGATGAAATAAATAACAACAATGCCTCTTTCGGAGTTGTCCTGGATGCTGTGGCTTCCGAAACGGCAGATGCCGCCCTTGACTGGATGGTTGATTTTATTAACAAAATGATAAGAAGAGAAGGGAAGAAACTTACCAAAATGAGATACAGTCCCGGTTATGGAGACCTCCCTTTGTCAAATCAGAAATTGATTTATGATGTTTTAAATTTAGAAAGGCTGGGAATCAGCATTACTGAAAGGTTTATGCTTGTGCCCGAAAAATCGGTCATTGCTATAGCAGGTGTGGAAGGGGTTGGTTGTAATGAATAA